One Acidobacteriota bacterium genomic window carries:
- a CDS encoding efflux RND transporter periplasmic adaptor subunit: MSKRTKVYGFLILLVVLAAAGYFLRQKPENPTASPKGSPSATGGRDNGAAAAPVELAQARRDRITHHLSSTSNLRPLREVEVKAQTEGIVQSLLVEEGDLVRQGQLLGRLDDRSLRIQLELAREKLAQAKLQLEKARIRREKAKVQIANTENERQRLQEAYEEQLISEREYDQVRYQLDELGHDERVSASETRELVHRVQELEAEIRKSELEISHTRITAPFGGRITERTMELGKSIRSADKLFKLGAFSPLYADVFLSEREARRVRPGQTASVRLGADEDVEGVGRVVRVSPVVDTSSGTVKVTVELTPATEGFMPGGFVRVAIQTDVRPDAILVPKRAVLERDGETFVFLADNGVARRVPVQLGYEEDGSIEILKGISAGDRVVVAGQGALEDGSEIKRVGEDSSNGLAEGTT; the protein is encoded by the coding sequence ATGAGCAAACGGACCAAAGTCTATGGGTTCCTGATCCTGCTGGTGGTGTTGGCGGCCGCCGGGTATTTTCTCAGGCAAAAGCCGGAAAACCCGACCGCTTCCCCTAAAGGATCTCCTTCAGCCACCGGCGGCCGCGATAACGGCGCTGCGGCTGCCCCGGTGGAACTGGCCCAGGCCAGACGGGACCGGATCACCCACCACCTCTCCTCCACTTCCAATCTGAGGCCGCTGAGAGAAGTCGAGGTCAAGGCGCAAACCGAGGGAATCGTCCAGAGCCTGCTGGTGGAAGAGGGGGACCTCGTCAGGCAAGGGCAGCTCCTGGGGCGCCTGGATGACCGTTCTCTCCGGATCCAGTTGGAGTTGGCCCGGGAAAAACTGGCCCAGGCCAAATTGCAGTTGGAAAAGGCCCGCATCCGACGGGAGAAGGCCAAGGTACAGATCGCCAACACCGAGAACGAGCGCCAGCGCCTGCAGGAAGCCTACGAGGAGCAGCTCATCAGCGAGCGGGAGTACGACCAGGTGAGGTATCAACTGGACGAGCTGGGGCACGACGAGCGGGTCTCGGCCTCGGAGACCCGGGAGCTTGTCCACCGCGTGCAGGAGCTGGAGGCGGAGATCCGCAAATCCGAACTCGAGATCTCCCATACCCGGATCACGGCTCCTTTTGGAGGGCGGATCACCGAACGCACCATGGAGTTGGGCAAGAGTATTCGCAGCGCCGACAAGCTGTTCAAGCTGGGAGCCTTCTCTCCTCTGTATGCCGACGTCTTCCTGTCGGAGCGGGAGGCACGCCGGGTCCGCCCCGGACAGACGGCCTCGGTGCGCCTGGGTGCGGATGAGGATGTCGAGGGTGTGGGACGCGTGGTGCGGGTCAGTCCGGTGGTCGATACCTCCAGTGGTACTGTAAAGGTCACGGTGGAACTCACTCCCGCAACCGAGGGATTCATGCCGGGCGGGTTTGTCAGGGTGGCCATTCAGACCGACGTGCGCCCCGATGCCATCCTGGTTCCCAAGCGGGCCGTGTTGGAACGGGACGGGGAGACCTTCGTCTTTCTGGCCGACAACGGCGTGGCCCGGCGAGTGCCCGTGCAACTGGGCTATGAAGAGGATGGAAGTATCGAAATCTTGAAGGGGATTTCTGCCGGGGATCGAGTGGTGGTCGCCGGACAGGGCGCTTTGGAGGACGGGTCCGAGATCAAGAGGGTCGGGGAAGATTCCTCAAACGGCCTGGCGGAAGGAACCACCTGA
- the miaA gene encoding tRNA (adenosine(37)-N6)-dimethylallyltransferase MiaA: MTNPPLIAVLGPTASGKSNLALRLARRFRGEIVGCDSVQVYRFLDIGTSKVLKPEQAGIPHHLIDFLNPDQEFTAGQYMALGRRVLSEIGQRGNLPLVAGGTGLYLRALLNGLFDGPSRCESLRGRLQQQARRKGDAHLHRLLARVDPESARRISARDQHKIIRALEVYFLTAKPISLHFRDGAEKLKGFRLLRIGLDPSRDRLYRRIEERVDRMFAGGLVEEARSILARGYSPGCKPLQSLGYLQVVQFLQGEISLQTAADATKQATRNYAKRQLTWFRKEEKVIWFPGFGDEDSLGSNVEACVADFIQAGTSRQSGSSTRPALLSAP, translated from the coding sequence TTGACGAATCCACCCCTCATCGCTGTTCTGGGACCGACCGCAAGCGGAAAATCCAACCTGGCGCTCCGGCTTGCCAGACGATTCCGGGGTGAGATCGTCGGTTGCGACTCGGTGCAGGTCTACCGGTTTCTGGACATCGGCACCTCCAAGGTACTCAAGCCCGAGCAGGCCGGCATCCCTCACCACCTGATCGACTTTCTCAATCCCGACCAGGAATTCACCGCCGGCCAGTACATGGCTCTGGGCCGCAGGGTCTTGTCGGAAATCGGACAGCGGGGAAACCTGCCTCTGGTGGCGGGGGGCACCGGGCTCTACCTGCGCGCACTGCTGAACGGTCTCTTCGACGGCCCCTCCCGCTGTGAATCGCTGAGGGGGCGCTTGCAACAGCAGGCCCGTCGCAAGGGGGACGCCCACCTCCACCGCCTGCTGGCGAGAGTGGACCCGGAGTCGGCCCGGCGCATATCAGCCAGGGACCAGCACAAGATCATACGCGCCCTGGAAGTCTATTTTCTGACCGCCAAGCCCATCTCGCTTCACTTTCGAGACGGCGCTGAGAAATTGAAGGGGTTCCGGCTGCTGAGGATCGGGCTCGACCCGTCGCGGGACCGGCTCTACCGCAGAATCGAAGAGCGCGTCGACCGCATGTTTGCCGGCGGATTGGTGGAGGAGGCCCGCTCCATCCTGGCCAGGGGCTATTCTCCCGGCTGCAAGCCTCTCCAATCGCTCGGATACCTCCAGGTGGTGCAGTTTCTGCAGGGAGAGATTTCCCTGCAGACAGCCGCTGACGCTACCAAACAGGCCACACGGAACTACGCCAAACGACAGTTGACCTGGTTTCGAAAGGAAGAAAAGGTGATCTGGTTTCCGGGATTCGGGGATGAAGATTCCCTCGGGTCCAATGTTGAAGCTTGCGTGGCGGATTTCATCCAGGCTGGGACAAGTAGGCAATCGGGCTCGTCGACCCGTCCGGCGCTCTTGTCCGCCCCCTAG
- the hfq gene encoding RNA chaperone Hfq — MEKQPHNIQDVFLNRLRREKLPVTVFLTSGVKLTGRIKSFDKYAVILESAQRDQLIFKHAISTVVTSKSAPAASAPPSSPSEPPSPAAQDSEPEPSN, encoded by the coding sequence ATGGAAAAGCAACCGCACAATATTCAGGATGTCTTTCTCAACCGTCTTCGCAGGGAGAAGCTGCCCGTAACCGTCTTTCTGACAAGCGGAGTCAAGTTGACCGGCCGAATCAAAAGCTTCGACAAGTACGCGGTCATTCTGGAATCCGCCCAACGGGACCAACTGATCTTCAAACACGCCATCTCGACCGTTGTGACATCCAAATCGGCCCCCGCCGCTTCGGCCCCACCCTCGTCGCCTTCCGAACCGCCCTCACCGGCAGCACAGGACTCCGAACCGGAGCCTTCGAACTGA